The Bacteroides sp. AN502(2024) DNA segment ATCCTGAACCTTTCACGGCTCTTCCTCGGCTATGAGGGATACTACAGTCCCAAACGCATGAACCAATTCATGCTGAATGCCGGTATCGGTGGTGTGCACCACTTGGGGTATGAACATAGTCATGGTTCGGACAACGAATGGAGTGGACACTTGGAGCTTCAGTACAGCCGGTTCTTCAACAAAAAGAAACGGGTGTCGCTCGACATTAAAGCACGCGGACTGTTCTATCAGACCAACTTCGACCTTGAATACGGGCAAAACAATTATGCCGCACACAAATGGGACTTGAATGCCGGTATCCACGTAGGATTCACGCTGTATTTGGACAAGGCACGCTCCAACGGATGGGCACATGGACGCACACAACTCTACCAACGCGACTACCGCGAACGCAAGATTCTCGTGGTACGCGAACGCGAGAAGATGGTAGACTACGGAACCATGACGTTCTATGTGTTCTATCCCAACAACTACTCCGGACGCGATGACGCACCGCAAAATGCCACAGCAACAGTCAATGCTATCGACTATCTGGCGGGCGGTATATTCACGCAAAAGAAGTATGTCGATGACAAAGCAGTAGATACCCGCATGAATAAGGGGCTGGCACTCGAGGGCTTGTCAATAGCAGACCTGCCGACCGAAAACGCCGACAAGAACTTCGACATTAACTATGTGCCACGCGGTTACGAGATGTTGAAAGACCGACCCCTGTCTCTCAGTCTGAACACCGATGACATGAAGGCATTTCGGCAGAAAGCAGGGTTCTACTATGCACCTATCTTCGACGGGTTGCATGCATGGCAGTACCGCATCGATAATGCAACTCAGCGTCAGCAGTTGTTGAGCAGCGATAACTACATGGAAACTGCCAGCTTCGGATTGAATGCACACAACGGACTCGACATTATCCGCCGTCACATGAGTGTAGATGAAAAGGACGAATTGGTGAGTTTCGCCGATGTGTATGCAGCCATGAACTCAAACGAAGGATATATTGCACAATTTACCGATGCAGCCACCGTGGAACGCATCAAAGATATTTTGGAAAACGGATACATCACCATGATACAGGCAGAGGGCTTAGCAACCAGTCAGGACAACTATACGGGCGCAAATGCCGATCAAGTGGGTATCCAACGTAACTCGGCATTGTCGCAAAACCGTGCAAACACCGTGATTTCCTGGCTCAAGGGTAAGAAGCAGCTCAACGAGGTCGCTTCGCAGATATACCTTGTAAATAGGATGGACAACGGCATCAGCCCGGTAGAAGACAGAAGTACACGCGGTCTGGATGCCAAGTTGAACCGTTGTACCAAGATCCGCATTCACTACATGCTGAAGAGCGATAAATAAACCGTACTTCGAAGCGCATTCGTGCAACGACATAAGACCCCGTTTCCGATTCTTGTCCAAAATCGGGAATGGGGTCTTTCCTGATTTCATCATCGGCAATTCTCTTTCATATTAGGACATTCTGCAAGATTTAAATGAGAATGCCGTGATTGAGCAATCTATTTCAGTTACTTTTTGCACTTAGATTTTGAAACTTCACAAAAAACATCTATCTTTGCCCCGATTTTGATTATCTGTTTACATATACAAAACAAAACTTCATCTGAGGAGGCACGACACTGCTGACCCGTATTTCACACGTCCCGAACCGACTTGATCCGACGGGGCTTTTTATACAACAAAGACGAAGGTCGAACAACGTACGGACAGTGGCGCCATGACTCTTCAAACTTAGTAGGTTACATAGTATAACTGCTTGATATTCTTAATTTAGAGTTCAAATGCAGGATTAATTTTATTACACAAATCAAACAAATGATTTCCATAGCCACCGAAACAGCGGTCGCCCCCGACGGCCTCCTCTCTTCTGCCTCTCCGGTTGAGGACAAACAAAGACATTGGTATGTGATGCGCGATCTCAAACGTCCGAATGCCGCGCTTCCGGCTTACCGGCTGTTTCGCGAAAAACAAGTGGAAGTATTCACTCCGATGAAATGCTGTTTGCGTAACGTGGGCGGAAAAATGATACGTGAGCAGGCGCCTTTTATCCCCGACTTGCTTTTTGTATGCGGTACCCGCGAAGAGATTGATGCCATTGTCGATAAGAACCGTACCATCCAGTACCGCTATCTCAAGGGAGGATACAAGATACCGATGATGGTGCCCGGTGTCGAGATGGATCGTTTTATCCGTGCCGTAGGCGAGGCGGAATCGCCTCGTTATTATCTTCCCCAAGAGGTTACTCCTGATATGTTGCGTCGCAAGGTTCGTATCGTGGGCAGTCCGTTGGATGGCTACGAAGGACATCTGCTCAGCGTGCGCGGCTCGAAAAAGAAATACCTGCTCGTTGAGCTGCCGGGATTTTTTTTCGTCGCTGCAGAGGTATGTCCTGACTACATCGAATTACTGCCGCCTGTTGCCGGTCGGTGACAGGGTGTCCTTTTCCCGGAACAAGAATATACTCAACCACAATCAATCCTTTTTCAATCCGTTTAATTATGAAACGATATTCATGTTCGTCCATCCTGCAAACAGCGGCCATGGGCATACTTGTATTCTTATTGTCGGCTTGCGGCGCTTCGCACAACATCGTCTACATGCAGGACATCCAACCCGATGTCATGGTGGCGCTGCAAGAGAACAAACCCATCACCCTGCAACCCGGCGACAAGCTGCGCATCGTGGTGCACAGCCGCGACAACGAGTTGGCCCAGATGTTCAACCTCAACGGTGGCGCACAGAACCTCGGCGGCACGAACAACGCCTCCTATTACACCATCGACAAGGAGGGCAAGATAGACATGCCCATATTGGGGCTCATCAGCGCCGAGGGGCTGAGCCGGATGGATCTGGCGAACCTCATCAAGTACAGGCTGGTCTCCGGCAAGCTGGTGCGCGACCCCGTAGTGACGGTAGAGTTCAGCAACCTGAGCTTCTATGTGTTGGGCGAGGTCAACAAACCGGGACGCCACCTGATAGACCGCGACCGTGTCACCCTGCTCGAGGCATTGGCGGAGGCGGGCGACCTGTCCATCAACGGCAAACGCGACAATGTGCTTGTGCTGCGCACCGAAAACGACCAACAGATACCCTACCGGGTCGACCTCAGACAGGCATCGAACATTTACGCTTCGCCCGTCTATTACCTCAAGCAGAATGACATGATTTATGTGGAGCCCACCGAAGTACGCGCCAACCAGTCGAAGCTGAACGCCAACAGCGCACGCACGCCGGCTTTCTGGTTCTCCATCTTCTCTATGCTCACCTCCGTCATTTTGTTCATTACCAAATAATCCGCATCCGACATGGAAAGAAATATCCGGAACAACAGAGAGGGCGGAGCCGCCCGTCCTTCCGCCGCCGCATCGATGGGCGTGCAGATAAAGGATGTCATTTACCTCTGCCTGGGCAATTGGAAATGGTTCGCGCTCTCCCTGCTCATCACCCTCGGAGCGGCGGTCTATTACATCAAAAGCACGCCCGCCGTATACACCCGCACCCTCTCGATGCTGCTGAAAACGGGCAACAAGCAGAGCGTGTCCGAAGAGATGATGAACGAACTGGGCATGGGACAGACTCCCGTGAACATCACCAACGAAATACTGGCACTCAAAAGCAGCCAACTGCTGCTGGAGATTGTGAAACGCCTCCATTTAGATGTGGATTACGCGCACGACGGTTCTTTCCACAAACTGGTGGCGTATGGGACCGACCTGCCCGTGACCGTGAGCTTCCACGACTTGGGCGACAAGGAAACCGCCGCCTTGAAGCTCACGCTGAATGCCGACAGCACGGTGGCGGTGCGCGACATGAAACGCAACGGGAACCGCGTGGAGGGAGCGTTGACGATGAAGCTGGGGAGTACCGCGCAAACGCCTCTCGGCAAACTGACCGTGGCTCCCTCACCTTACTATAAACAGGGCGAGACGGACGAACTCGAAGTCGGCCGGATACCCGCCTCGAGCGTGGCGGGCGGAATGGGCGGACGATTGTCGGTATCGCTGCGCGACAAGAACTCCACCATCATCGACATCGCATACAAGGACTTATCCATTGCCCGTGCCGAAGACGTGCTCAACATGCTGGTGGCGGTGTACAACGAGAACTGGGTGAAGGACCGCAACCAACGCATGGTCAGCACCAACGAGTTCATCCGCGAGCGGTTGGGAGTCATCGAGCAGGAACTCAGCGGCGTGGAACAGGACATATCCGACTATAAGGCGGAGCACCTGATGCCCAATGTGGAGCAGATGGGAAGCATGGCTGTGGCGCAAATGAATTCCGCCGAGCAGCAGTCGCACGAACTGAGCAACCAGATCTATGCCATCCGATACGTGCGCGACTACCTCACCAACGGGCAACACGACAACCAACTGCTGCCCTCCAACTCGGGCATCAACAGCGCCAACATCGCCGGACAGATCAACGAGTACAACAGCATCATGCTGCAACGGAACAATCACCTCGCCAACTCCTCTTCGCAGAATCCCTTGGTCATCGACCTCACGCAGCACCTCAACACGCTCCGGGTCTCCATCGTGCAGTCGCTCGACAACGAGCAGGCGATGCTGCAAGCCAAGCAGCGAAGTGTGCAGGCGAATCGCAGTCAGGCTGTCGCCAAGATCGCTTCCAACCCGGGACAGGCGAAGTACCTGCTTTCGGTGGAACGCCAGCAGAAGGTCAAGGAGTCGCTTTACCTCTATCTGCTGCAAAAGCGGGAGGAGAACGAGCTGTCGCAGACCTTCACCGCCTACAACAGCCAGTTGCTGGAAGCCCCCCACGGCAGCATGGCTCCCACCGAGCCGGTGAGCCGCAACATCCTGGCCATTGCGTTCATGCTGGGGCTGGCGGTGCCCGGCGGTCTTCTCTTCCTGCGCGAATGGATGACTACCACCGTGCGGGGGCGCAAGGACCTGGAGCAGATGCGCACTCCTTTCGTCGGCGAGATACCGCTGGACGACTCCGATAAGAAAACACGCCGTAAAGGTGCCGGCTCATCGCCCCGGGTGCTCGTCATGGAGGAGAACCGCAACGCGATGAACGAGGCTTTCCGGGTGGTGCGCACCAACCTGGAGTTCATTCTCGGATTCGACAGCAGCCACAAGGTGGTGATGACGACCTCCATGCACCCGGGAAGCGGAAAGACTTTTACCACCGCCAACCTCTCGGCGGCCCTTGCCATCAAGGGGAAACGGGTGCTGATGATCGACCTCGACCTGCGCAAGGGGTCGCTCTCGCGTTATCTCGAGGGCAAGCACCGGGGCGTATCCAATTACCTGAGCGGTCAGGAGCCCGACTATCACACCCTTATCCGCCCGTTGGGACAGGTCGACATGCTGCCTTGCGGCACTCTTCCGCCCAACCCCACCGAGTTGCTTTTCGCGCCCCGTTTCGAGGAGCTGATGCGCCGGGCACGCGCCGAGTACGACTATGTGTTCATCGACTGTCCGCCGGCGGAAATCGTCGCCGATGCCGCCATCATCAGCCGGTATGTGGACCTG contains these protein-coding regions:
- a CDS encoding GumC family protein: MERNIRNNREGGAARPSAAASMGVQIKDVIYLCLGNWKWFALSLLITLGAAVYYIKSTPAVYTRTLSMLLKTGNKQSVSEEMMNELGMGQTPVNITNEILALKSSQLLLEIVKRLHLDVDYAHDGSFHKLVAYGTDLPVTVSFHDLGDKETAALKLTLNADSTVAVRDMKRNGNRVEGALTMKLGSTAQTPLGKLTVAPSPYYKQGETDELEVGRIPASSVAGGMGGRLSVSLRDKNSTIIDIAYKDLSIARAEDVLNMLVAVYNENWVKDRNQRMVSTNEFIRERLGVIEQELSGVEQDISDYKAEHLMPNVEQMGSMAVAQMNSAEQQSHELSNQIYAIRYVRDYLTNGQHDNQLLPSNSGINSANIAGQINEYNSIMLQRNNHLANSSSQNPLVIDLTQHLNTLRVSIVQSLDNEQAMLQAKQRSVQANRSQAVAKIASNPGQAKYLLSVERQQKVKESLYLYLLQKREENELSQTFTAYNSQLLEAPHGSMAPTEPVSRNILAIAFMLGLAVPGGLLFLREWMTTTVRGRKDLEQMRTPFVGEIPLDDSDKKTRRKGAGSSPRVLVMEENRNAMNEAFRVVRTNLEFILGFDSSHKVVMTTSMHPGSGKTFTTANLSAALAIKGKRVLMIDLDLRKGSLSRYLEGKHRGVSNYLSGQEPDYHTLIRPLGQVDMLPCGTLPPNPTELLFAPRFEELMRRARAEYDYVFIDCPPAEIVADAAIISRYVDLTLFIVRAHKMERVFLPEIDRWYEEKRYKNLSVLLNGTESFGRYGYHKYGYRYGYQYGGYGTGNKK
- a CDS encoding UpxY family transcription antiterminator yields the protein MRDLKRPNAALPAYRLFREKQVEVFTPMKCCLRNVGGKMIREQAPFIPDLLFVCGTREEIDAIVDKNRTIQYRYLKGGYKIPMMVPGVEMDRFIRAVGEAESPRYYLPQEVTPDMLRRKVRIVGSPLDGYEGHLLSVRGSKKKYLLVELPGFFFVAAEVCPDYIELLPPVAGR
- a CDS encoding polysaccharide biosynthesis/export family protein — translated: MGILVFLLSACGASHNIVYMQDIQPDVMVALQENKPITLQPGDKLRIVVHSRDNELAQMFNLNGGAQNLGGTNNASYYTIDKEGKIDMPILGLISAEGLSRMDLANLIKYRLVSGKLVRDPVVTVEFSNLSFYVLGEVNKPGRHLIDRDRVTLLEALAEAGDLSINGKRDNVLVLRTENDQQIPYRVDLRQASNIYASPVYYLKQNDMIYVEPTEVRANQSKLNANSARTPAFWFSIFSMLTSVILFITK